Part of the Sinorhizobium terangae genome is shown below.
AATTGCCGCGCGCATCAGCATGCCGCCGATGCCCCTGCCCTCGTGCGCCGGATCGACAGCAAGCGGACCGAGCAGAAGCGCTGGCACGCCATGGCCCTCCCGGTCGACACCCGCCTCGACATTCCAGAGACGCACCGTGCCGATCACATGAACATCCTCGTCGCGTGCGACAAGCGCAAGTCCCTCGGCCGGAACGCGGCCGCGGCGCAGCTTTTCCGACGACTTCCGGCGACGATCCGGCCCCATGGCACGGTCGAGCAGGTTTTCACGCGCGACGACGTCGCCCGGGTTTTCGGAGTCGATCACAAAGGTGGACGGCGCGAAGAACGCGCGCATGGCATCAACAACAGCGGCCATCGGGGCCTCCCGTCATCAAAACCGCTTCAGGCGGACCGGATAAGAATTGTGAAATCGCCGCTCCCGCGGTTGGCGGGAGCAGGCAGGATCAGATCACATAGGCCTTCAGCGGCTCGAAGCCGTTAAAGGCGACGGCCGAGTAGGTGGTCGTGTAGGCGCCCGTGCCCTCGATCAGAATTTCGTCGCCGATCGTCAGCGAGATCGGCAGCGGATACATGTTCTTCTCATAGAGCACGTCGGCCGAGTCGCAGGTCGGGCCGGCAAGCACGCAGGGCTCCATCTGATCGGCGTCGCGAGCGGTGCGGATCGGGTAGCGGATCGCCTCGTCCATCGTTTCCGCGAGACCGCCGAACTTGCCGATGTCGAGAAAGACCCAGCGGTGATTGTCGTTGTCCGACTTCTTCGAGACGAGAACGACTTCCGCCTTGATCACGCCCGCATTGCCGACCATGCCGCGGCCCGGCTCGATGATCGTCTCCGGAATGTTGTTGCCGAAGTGCTTCTTCAGCGCACCGAAGATCGCCTGGCCGTAAGCTTCCGCCGACGGCACGTCCCTGAGGTACTTCGTCGGGAAGCCGCCGCCCATGTTGACCATCTTGAGTTCGATGCCCTGCTTGGCGAGCTGCACGAAGACGCGCTTGGCATCGGCAAGCGCCGAATCCCAGGCATCGAGCTTCGTCATCTGCGAGCCGACGTGGAACGAGACGCCATAGGAGACGAGGCCGAGCTGATGGGCGTAGACGAGCACGTCGACGGCCATCTGCGGCACGCAGCCGAACTTGCGCGACAGCGGCCATTCCGCACCTTCGCCATCGGTGAGCACGCGGCAGAAGACGCGGGCACCGGGAGCGGCACGAGCCACCTTCTCGACTTCCTCATGGCTGTCGACCGCGAAAAGGGACACGCCCAGCGCATAAGCGCGGGCAATATCGCGCTCCTTCTTGATGGTGTTGCCATAAGAAATGCGTTGGGCGGTCGCACCGGCATCAAGCGCCATTTCGATTTCGGCGACGGACGCGCAATCGAAATTGGAGCCGAGACCGGCGAGAAGGCGCAGGATCTCCGGCGCCGGGTTGGCCTTGACGGCATAATAGATCGAGCTGTCGGGCAGCGCGTGGCGGAAGGCCTTGAAATTGTCGCGCACGACGTCGAGGTCGACAACGAGGCACGGGCCTTCCGGTCGTCGGGTGTTCAGAAAGTCGATGATGCGTGCAGTGGTCATAGCCATATTCCCCAGATCCATTAGACTCCACAACTGTGGAGGACAAAGGGCATACGCGCGCTTGCTCTGGAACCAGCCGGTGGAGACCCCGGAACCATGCATGCGCTCGATGCGCGAAACGGTGAATCGAAGCCCGCCAAGGCTAAGATTCGTCTTTGTCTGCCATGGATTGGAGGGAATATCCCAACCGCACTTCCGGCAATGAAGGTGTGCCTCTTCAGTAACCCCGGCTGTTGGAAAGCCGGCAGACACCAGAAAGGCCCGCACCGTCGTTGCTTCAAGATGTCCTCGCATTTCCCGGTTGGCCGAAATAGCGACTGGAGGGGTTAGTTCCAGGTACCTTACCGATTTCCTCACCTTATCCGAGGGTCGGCGGACACCCACAGGCACGTGCGACTTTGGGCAAGGGGTAGGTAAGAAAAAACACTGTCGTAATCAAGAGTTTTTTGCGTTCCGCGGTTGAATTTTTTCCGAAGCCGACGACATTGTCGGTGTTCACCTTCACTGAACAATCAAACAGGCCGGGAAAAATGCGCCAAGCCTTTGAAGTTAAAAGAAGTTCCTCCGGGTACACCGAGCGACGGCGCTGAGAAACCGTGCACCGGTTCGAGCGCGGGCGAGGCGGCGTTATTCATGATCCTTCGACAGGCGAGCGATTGCGGCCGAATCAGCCCGGCGAACAGACGAAAGAAAATCAGCCATGGACACCTTGACCCGTATCCGTGCCTTCATCGACGTCGTGGACGCGGAAGGCTTTTCCGCCGCCGCCCGGCGCGTCGGAAAATCCAAGGCGCTCCTGTCGAAATATGTGCGTGAACTCGAAGACGAGCTCGGCGCCCTCCTGCTCAACCGCACGACGCGGCAATTCTCCCTGACCGAGGCCGGCCACACCTACTATCGCACGGCCTCCGAGATCCTGAAGGAGATCGACAACCTCGCCGATCTCGTGCGCGCCAACAATTCCGACCTGCGCGGCCGGCTGCGCATCACTGTGCCCAGGACATTCGTGGATGCGGATATTGGCCAGTCGCTGATCGATTTCGGCAAGCAACATCCCGAATTGTCGCTCGAAATCGTCTCTGACGACCGCTTCATCGATTTGGTGGAAGAAGGCTTCGATGTGGCGATCCGCATCACGCGGCTCGAGGATTCGACGCTGATCGCGCGCAAGCTCGATGACTTTCAGGTGCTGCTCTGCGCCTCGCCGGACTTCGTGGAGAAGATCGGTCCGCTCAAGCATCCGACCGAGCTTTCGAAAATCTCCTGCATTCTCGACACCAATGGCCGGTCCTATTCGAACTGGCGCTTCGTCGAGCCGGACGGTTCGCCCTTTACGGTGCCGGTGGGAGGACCGATCGAGGTCAACAGCCCGCTTGCCTCCGCGCGTGCCGCGGTGACCGGTCTCGGGGTAGCCCCGGTGCCCGATTTCATCGCCCGGCCGAAGATCCAGTCCGGCGAGCTGGTGACGTTGTTCGATGACTTCTTGCCCAAAGACCGCGGCATCTACGCGATCTACCCGCATCGGCGCTATCTGCCGGCGAAGGTCCGCACCTTCGTCGATTTCCTGCACGGCTGGTTCCGCGCGCGATGAGCATGCCGGGTGCCGCGCCGCAAGTCCCAATTCCGTCCCATTTGCAGTACATTTCGAAGGCGATTCGCGCGGCTCAGGCCGAAAAGGATTCCATTCTCATGAAAACTAAATGCCTCGTCATGGCCGGCCTTGCCACGCTCCTCGCGCCCGCCCTGGCTGTCGCGCATCCGCACATTTTCGCCGAAGCGCGGCTGGAGATCGTTTCCGACGACAAGGGCGAGATCGGTGAATTGCGCAATGTCTGGCGCTTCGACGAGCTGTTTTCCGCAAGTGTCGTGCTCGACTTCGACAAGAACTCGAACGCGACCCTCGACCCGGACGAACTCAAGGAGGTTGGCCAAACGGTTCTCGAGTCCCTTTCGGAATACAATTACTACACGACGATCTTCGACAACGGCAAATCGGTGAAGGTGTCGAAGCCGGACAGCATTACCGTCGACTACAAGGATAACCAGCTCCTGATGATGTTTGCGGTCAAGCCGGCCGAAGCGATGCCGCTCAAGGGCAAGCTCTCCTTCGGCGTCTACGACCCGACCATGTACACCGCGATGGACTTCCCGACCGACGACGATCTCACGGTCGTCGGCGAAAAGATCGAGGCTTGCGAGCATCAGGTGGTCAGGCCGGATCCCGACGAAGTGCTCGCCGAAAACAAGGACACGCTGACCGACGCCTTCTGGAACGACCCGACGGGCACCGACATGTCGAAGCTTTTTGCAACCAGGATCGAGGTCAAATGCTGAACGCACGCAAGATTGGCGGACCGCTGATGGCCGCGCTCTTCCTGGCGGCCCTTTCCGCAACAGCGGCCGCGGCGCAATCGCCCCTCGGCATCGGCACCGCCGAACCGTCGGTCCAGACAACGGGTTTCCTCGGCAGCTTCTTTGCCTGGGTCAACATGGAGCAACAGAGCTTCTACCGGCTGCTCACAGGCACGCTCAAGGGCATGCGCGAGAACCCGTGGCAACTCTGGTCGCTGATCGGCCTCTCCTTCGCCTATGGCGTCTTCCATGCGGCGGGTCCCGGGCATGGCAAGGCGGTGATTTCCTCCTACATGATCGCCAACGAGACGGAACTTCGCCGCGGCGTCGTCCTCTCCTTTCTCTCCTCGATCCTGCAGGGCGTGGTGGCGATCCTCCTCATCGGCGCCGTCTATCTCCTGTTGCGGGGCTCGTCGATCAGCATGACGGATGCCACCCGCTCGCTTGAGATCGCAAGTTACGCGCTGATCGCGGCGTTCGGAGGTTGGCTGGTCTTTCGCAAGCTGCGTTCGATGACGCGGCCCGCTCTTGCTGCAGCCAGCGACGCGCAGGCGGAGCACGGCCATCACCACGATCACCATGACCATGGCGATCATCACCACCATCATCACGCACACGCTGCCGGCGAGGTCTGCGCGACCTGCGGCCACGCGCATGCGCCGGACCCGACCATGCTGAAGGGTGATCGTTTTGCGCTGAGCGAAGCCTGGTCGGCGATCGTCGCGGTCGGCCTGCGTCCCTGCTCCGGCGCCTTGATCGTGCTCTCCTTCGCGCTTTTGAACGGGCTCTATCTCGGTGGCGTTCTCTCGGTCTTCGCCATGTCGATCGGCACGGCCATTACCGTCTCTATCCTCGCGACCATGGCCGTCACCGCCAAGAGCTTCGCGCTCCGCTACGCCTCGAGCGGTTCGGCCGCGGCACGCATTTCCAACGGCATCGAGATCGCCGGCGCCGCGATGGTGCTGGTGCTTGGACTTGTGCTGCTGGGCGCTGCGCTTCAGGGATAGAGCGAGTCCAAGACTTGCCCAACTGCCAAGACTACAGCGCCGCGCGTCCAGCTAGACGCGCGTAGTTGCTACTCCCCGCGCCGGCGCTGATGGCGGGCGCGGAGCCAGAAAATCAGGAAGAAGCCGAGGACGAAGAGAGCGCCAAAGGCAGCCGCAAGCCATGGCGAAATATCGCCCAGCCAAAGCATGATCGACGGCAGGGCGAAGAAGCCAACGGCGACGACGGCAAGAATGACCGCCGCCGCGATTGCGGCGGATCTTTCCTTTTTCTCAGGCGGTTTCAAGCTCGCTCCTTTGCCACTAGATCTGCGCGAATAGCCTCGAGGCGCCGCTTCTGCCGGCCGTCACCGTCGAAGTTCTCGGGCAACAGCCAGGCTTCGAATGCGGCCTTGATGAGCGGCCATTCGCCGTCAATGATCGAGAACCAGGCGGTGTCGCGGTTAGCGTGCTTCGAAATCATGTGCTGGCGGAAAATGCCTTCGAAGGTAAACCCGAGGCGCGCCGCCGTGGCGCGGCTCGGCTCGTTCTCGCTGTGGCATTTCCATTCGTAGCGGCGATAGCCCAGGTCCTCGAAAACATGCCTGGCCATCAGATAGTGCGCCTCCGTCGATAGCGGCGAACGCGCCATGGCCGGCCCGTGAGCCACACCGCCGACTTCCACGACGCCATTGGCCGGGTCCGCCCGCATGTAATTTGCCATGCCGACAACCTTGCCGGTCGCCTTGTCGCGAAAGACCTCTGTGATCCAACCGGACTTTTCCTGGACCGCGCTCAGCCAAGCGTCGAAATCTTCGACGCCGGAAAAATCGTCCTGGGTGAAATATTTCAGGAGCGGGTTGATCGCCATGCCGCCGAAGGCGTCGTGCCAGAGCGCTTCGAGATGTGCCGCCCGATCATAGGGCTCCAGCCTGACATATCGCCCCTCGATAAGAACCGGCTGCGGCGCCGGACATCCCTTCCAATTGGCAAGATCACGCATCGATTGCTCCCGCGTTTTCATTTGCCCTTCGCAATAGGACAGACGCCTGGCCGTTACAAATTCAAACTGGTGATGGACCCATGCAGCGGAACGAATAAGGGGGGAGCGAACTCCCGCTCCCCAGTGTTCTCAGTCACGCGCCGCCGGATCAGGCGGGGACCTTGGCCCCCGAAACGGTTGCCTCGATGTGATCGACGAGCGCATCGGGAAGCCCGAGACGGCCGGCGAGCAGATCGAGATAGCCGCGTTCCGCCCGGCTCTCCGGCTCGATCGCGAGGCGCGATGCGGTGTAGATCTCCACGCGCTGCTCCTCCGTCGTGGCGGCGGCAACGATCGCATCTAGATCAACCGGATTGGCGAGTTCCGCCTCGAGGAAGGCGGCCGCATCGGCGGAGAGTCCGGAAACCGACAGCTTGTCCATGATGCGGCCGCGCTCGGCCTCGTCGATATGGCCGTCGGCACGCGAGGCGGCGATCATGGCACGCACCAGGATCAGGGCAAAATCGTTGCTCACGGCTCCCGGCGCCGTGAAGCCGGAGTCGGACGGCGGCGGCAGGAGCTCCGGTGTCGACCGTGCAGCCGGTTCGGCGGCCGGCGCCTGGCCGGCCTGATAGTTCTTGTAGGCCTGATAGCCAAGCCCGGCGATCGCCGCGAGACCGCCCAGCACCGCAGCATTGCCTGCGAGCTGACGACCGGATTTCGTGCCGAGGAGGACAGCAGCGATCGCGCCGGTCGCAAGCGGATTATCCCTGGCGAGCTTAGTCACTTGGTCCGCGCGATCGCGCACCGTGCCGCCGGCGCCCGGCACCTGCGAACCCAAAAACTGATCCAGCAACTTCTTCGCGTCGAACATGGCTTCGCTCCTCTTCGGTTATCCCGCGACGGCAAAGCAAGAAAGCGCTCTCCCGCACCCGCGTCGTTGTCGGCGGATTGAGACATAGGAACGTGGCGAGGAAAATACAAATTGACGTTGAAGATGAACAAGCCGGGCAAACGCCCGGCTGGCGCACACCCACTGCATGTTTCCTTAAATCGCACCCGATTCAAGGAACATCCAGCAATTCAAAGTGCTACAGCGTCCTTTGCGCGTCTGGTAAGGACGCGCCGCGCTGTAGGTGACCCGCAAATTCACCCCTTGAGGGCATAGGCTTCAGCGGCAAGCTTGGTGATGCCGGCCCAATCGCCTTTCGCCACCAATTCCTTCGGCGCCACCCAGGAACCGCCGACGCAGACGACGTTCGGCAGCGAAAGATAATCGCGGGCGTTGCCAAGCGAGATGCCGCCGGTCGGGCAGAACAAGGTGCCGGCAAGCGGCGAGGACAGCGACTTCAGATAGGCGGCACCTCCGGCCTGCTCGGCCGGGAAGAACTTCATCACCTGATAGCCCTCCTCGCGCAGCCCCATGACCTCGCTCGCCGTCGCCGCCCCTGGCAAGAGCGGCACTTCGTGATCATTGGCAACATCGATCAGCTCCTGGGTCGTGCCGGGACTGACGATGAACTGCGATCCCGCCTCCACGGCCTGTTCGAACTGTGCGGCATCGAGAATCGTGCCCGCACCGGCGACGGCACCCTCGACCTCGGCGGCGACCGCGCGGATCGCATCCAGCGCCGCCTGCGTGCGCAGCGTGATCTCGATCGCCTTGAGGCCGCCGGCGACAAGTGCACGCGCCAAAGGCACGGCGGTTGCGGCATCGTCGATGACCAGGACCGGGACCACCGGTTGCAGCTTGAGGATGGAGAGAAGCTTGTCGGTTTTCGCGCTCATGCCGGTCACCCTTTAAAACGATTGAATGTTGCGTTTCGCATACTCCCCCCGGCCGTTCTTGTCGAGACCGAAGGTCGTGAACACACCCTCGCCATATAGTAGCGGAAAATAAAATGTCATCGACCACAGCAAGATGGCTTGAGCCTTGGCAATAAAGCGATAATTTATCCGCGGTCCACCTCTCGATATGGCGGGAAATCCATGGCGAAGGAGATAGAACGCAAGTTCCTGGTCGCGTCCAGCGGTTGGAAGGAACATGCGGACAAGGGCATAAAACTCCAGCAGGCCTACGTCGTCACCATGGAAGACCGCTCCGTGCGCGTGCGAATCCATGGCAGCAAATGGGCCCGGCTGACCATCAAGATCGGCAAGTCGGCGCTGGTTCGGAACGAATACGAATACGATCTGCCCATGGATGACGCCCGCGAACTGCTGACCCAGGCGGTCGGCATCGTCATCGAGAAGCGGCGCTACCGCGTGCCGCACAAGGGTTTCACCTGGGAAATCGACGTCTACGAAGGGGCGCTCCAAGGCCTCGTCGTTGCCGAGGTCGAGATGAAGCGCGAAACGGATCTGCCCGCGCTGCCGCCATGGCTGGGGCGCGAGATTACGGGAGACCGCCGCTATTCCAACCAGGCGCTTGCCACAGAGGGGCTGCTGGAAGCGCAATCATGAGTTATGCGTTCAATCCTGGCCGCCCCTTCACCGAGGACTTTCGGGCCGTTGGGGCCGAGCAGATTGAGCGGGCGGTGGCGGTGCTCGAGCACCAGCCGCAAGGCGTTCACGAGGCAATTCACGACGCCCGCAAGAACTTCAAGCGCCTGCGCTCACTCTACCGTCTGGTCGCTTGCGACGCGCCACTTTTCCAGAGACAGGAAAACGCCCGCATACGCGCCATGGGGCGGAATCTTTCGACCGTGCGAGATGCCGCCGCACTCGTGGAGAACATCAATTATCTGCGCGGGCAGACGAATAGCGACGAACAGGCTGCGGCCCTCGACCGGATCTACACCATTCTGGCGGAGCGCCGCGACCGGATTGCCGAGACCGAGGCGGACATAGAGGGCAAGATTGCCGCGACGATTGCCAACTGCGAGGAGGCGCTTGCTGCCCTCGCACAGGTTTCCTTCGATGACGGCAAACGAAAATCCGTCGCCCGACTGAAGAAGGGCTGGAAGCGCACGCTGAAGCGCGCCTCGCGCGCGAGAGCAGCCTGCGAAGCGGACACCGATGCCGCGCTTTTCCACGAGCTGCGCAAGCGAACTCAGGACTACCGCTTGCAACTGGCACTGATGCGGGCCGCCTGGCCGTCGGCACTGGAGGCAAAGAGGGCAGAAGCCAAGGCGCTCGTCGACGTGCTCGGGCATCTGAACGACCTCGCCACGTTGACATCGCTCATCAACGAGGAACCGGGACTTGCCGGCAGCAGCCAAAACCAGGCGCACCTCATTTCCGCGGTCATCACGCGGGAAGAGGCGCTGAGGGCGGAGGCACGGCAAGGGGCGGCGGCTGTCTTCCAAGATAAGCCGAAGAACGAAAGCCGGACAATTGCGCTGCTCTGGCGTGAAGCCGGGCAGTAGAGCCGGCGGGGATCGTTATTCCGCGTCGCCAGCCGGACAATTCGGTGCGGGCCTCCGCGATTGCGCTTGACGCCTGAAAGCTGTATTGGCGAGCCCATGACCGACATATCCACGAACCCGCGCCCGGAGACACAAGGCCAGTTTCTGGTGGCCGCGCTTTACCATTTCGTTTCCTTCCCGCGCTTCGCCGATTTCCGCGAACCGTTGCAGGCGGTCTGCGACGCCAATGGCGTGAAGGGCACGCTGCTCGTCGCGCATGAGGGCATCAACGGTACGATTGCCGGCTCCGACGAGGGCATTGCCGCAGTGCTCGCCTATCTGCGCGCCCAGCCGGAATTGAACCGCCTTGAACACAAGGAAAGCCGCGCATCGGCGATGCCCTTCCTGCGGATGAAGGTGCGGCTCAAGAAAGAGATCGTCACCATGGGCGTCGAAAACATCGACCCCAACAAAGTGGTCGGCACCTATATCGAGCCGAAGGATTGGAACGCGCTGATCTCAGATCCGGAAACGCTGGTGATTGACACGCGCAACGACTACGAGACGGCGATCGGCCTTTTCCGCGGCGCCGTCGATCCGAAAACCAAGACCTTCCGCGAGTTTCCGGATTGGGTGCGCAACAACACCGGCCTGCACAACAAACCGAAGATCGCGATGTACTGCACCGGCGGCATCCGTTGCGAGAAGGCGACGGCCTTCATGAAGGAGCAGGGCTTCGAAGAGGTCTACCACCTGAAAGGCGGCATCCTCAAATATCTCGAGGAGATCCCCGAGGAGCAGAGCCTCTGGGACGGTGCCTGCTTCGTTTTCGACGAGCGCGTTTCCGTGACCCACGGCCTCGCAGAAGGCGAGCACACGCTCTGCCACGCCTGCCGCCAGCCCCTGACGCCGGAAGACCTGTTGTCTCCCCTTCACGAGGAGGGCGTCTCCTGCATCCATTGTCATGAGATCCGCACCGACGAGGACCGCGAGCGCTATCGCGAGCGGCAGAAGCAGATCGCGCTGGCGAAAAAGCGCGGCGAGCGGCATCTCGGAAGCTGAGGCGGCGGCAAAAGGCAGGAACGCAGGTGTAGATACCCCCCTTCTGCCCTGCCGCTCAGCAATCACTCCTCGCGCCAAATCATTCCGGCAGCGTCTCGTACTCGTCCACGCGAACGGCGGACCGATCCCAATCCGGTCGACTGCGGGTGAAGACCGCGTTGGTGGGCTCAAACAGTGACATATCGTCGAGCGTGCCGGCATAGACCGTCCAACGGTCGGCACCGGACGAGAAGATCTGGCTGCCGCAGGTGGGGCAGAAGTGGCGGATCGTCACATTGCCGTTTTCGGCGAGCTTCTCGTAGGCCCTGAGCTCGCCGGTGACCTCGACGTCGGCGCGCGAGAAGATCATATAGCAGCAGTGTCCGGTACCCGTGGCCCGTTGGCAGTCGCGGCAATGGCAGAAGCCGGAGTAGATCGGCGAGCCCTTGGCTTCGTACCGTACCGCGCCGCAGAGGCACCCACCCTTCATCGCGCTCATGGCATGTCCCCCTCAAACTGCCTACTGCATGCTTCCTGAAATCGGAGCCGATTTCAGGGCAAAAACATGCAACAATTCAAAGTGCTACCGCATCCTTGGTGCGCCTGAAAAGACGCATGGCGGTGCAGAGGATAGCGAAGCGGCTCGCGTGGTCAAAGAAAAACCGCGCGCCATGTTGCGGCGCGCGGTCCATATCGGCGTTCAGCGGACAGGCTTACCAGCTCGGGATCAGCGCACCCTTGAAAGTATCGACGATGAAGGCTTTGACGCTGTCGTCGTGATAGGATTCGACGAGCGTCTTCACCCAGGGTGCATCCTTATCCGCGGCGCGCACCGCAATGACGTTGGCATAAGGAGACTTCTCGCTTTCGATGGCGATGGCGTCCTCCTTCGGATGAAGGTCAGCCTCGAGCGCGTAGTTGGTATTGATCACGGCCGCGTCGACATCGGCGAGCGAGCGCGGGAGCTGGGCCGCATCGAGCTCGGCGAACTGGATGTTCTTCGGATTTTCCGTCACGTCGGCCGGGGTGGCCTTCAGGCCGACATCCGGATTGACCTTGATGAGGCCCTTCGACGCGAGAACCAGGAGCGCGCGGCCGCCATTGGTCGGATCGTTCGGGATTGCGATCGTCGCTCCATCCGCCAGCTCATCGAGGCTCTTTACCTTGTTCGAATAGACGCCCATCGGCGTGGTGATGGTCAGGCCCACGCTGACGATATCGTAGCCCCGATCGGCGATCTGGTTGTCGAGATAGGGCTGATGCTGGAAGGAATTGGCGTTGAGTTCGCCATCGGCGAGTGCCTGGTTCGGAACCACATAGTCGGAGAATTCGAGGATCTCGATGTCGAGGCCCTTGGGAGCGGCGACTTCCTTCACTTTCTCCATGATCTGAGCATGCTCGCCCGGGGTGACGCCGACCTTGATGGTCTCCGCAAGCGCGGTGCCGGCCGCAAGGGCGGCGAAGGCCGCGGCTAGAATGAGCTTTTTCATGGAAGTCTCCTTGTTGCTGTTTGATGTCTTGGGAGAGGATCAGTTCTTGCGGCTGCGTTTGTCGAAGCGGCGGGCGAGGCGGTCCCCCGCGCTCTGCACCAGTTGCACGAGCACGATCAGCACGACGACGACGACCAGCATCACGTCCGGCCTGAAGCGCTGATAGCCGTAGCGGATGCCGAGATCGCCGAGACCGCCGCCGCCAACAGCCCCGACCATTGCCGAATAGCCGATGAGGCTGACGATGGTCATGGTAAGGGCCAGCGTCAGCGCCGGACGGGCCTCGGCCAGAAGCACCTTGAAGACGATCTGCGTCGGGGTCGCGCCCATGGCGCGGGCGGCCTCGATCAGCCCCTTGTCGATGTCGCGAATCGCCGCCTCTACCAGCCGCGCGAAGAACGGAATGGTCGCGATGGTCAGGGGCACGATCGCCGCCTTCGTCCCGATCGACGTGCCGGTGACGAGACGCGTGAAGGGGATGATCGCAACGACCAGGATGATGAACGGCGTCGATCGCGTGGCATTGACGATGAGCCCGACGATGCGGTTGATGTTGGGCGCCGGAAACAGCTCGCCCTTGCCGCTGGTCGCAAGGAAAATGCCGATCGGCAGGCCGATCAGCGAGCCGATCAGGCCGGCGATCGCCACCATGCGCAGCGTGTCGAACGTGGCCTTGGCGATGAGGAGCAGAAGATCAGGCGACATAGCCGAGCACCTCCGTGACCAGTCCGTTCTCGGTAAAGAAGCGTTCCGCCCTCCCCGACGTCTCGTCATCCGCCGCATAGGCGACCACGAGAGAGCCGTAGGGTTTGCCGCCGATTTCGTCGATCGTGCCGGCAATGATGTTGACCTCGGCACCGACCGACTTGATGAGCTGGGAAACCAGCGGCCGTTCCGCCGTCGCGCCGAAGAAGGTGAGGCGCACCACCGCACGATCGCCAGCACTCGCGGCCGGCTTCAGCCCACGCGCGACCGCATCCGGCAACTTCGAGCCGGCCAGGCCGGACAGGAGCGCCCGCGTCGTCTCGTGCTTCGGATGAGTGAAGACATCGAAAGTATGGCCGCGTTCGACGATCTCGCCCTTGTCGATAACGGCCACATCCGAGGTTACGGCTTTCACCACTTCCATCTCATGGGTGATGAGGAGCACGGTCAGTCCCAGTTCGGCGTTGATGCGCTTCAACAGCTCGAGGATGGACTGCGTCGTTTCCGGGTCGAGCGCCGATGTCGCCTCGTCCGAAAGCAGCAGCTTCGGCTCGGTCGCAAGCGCACGGGCAATGCCGATGCGCTGTTTCTGGCCGCCCGAGAGTTCGGCCGGGTAGCGAGCGTGCTTGTCGGCGAGACCGACGAGGTCGAGAAGCGGCCGCACGCGCGCTTCGATGGCGCGGCGATCCACACCGGCAATCTCCAGCGGTAGGGCGACATTGCCGAAAACAGTGCGCGAGG
Proteins encoded:
- a CDS encoding CHAD domain-containing protein, coding for MSYAFNPGRPFTEDFRAVGAEQIERAVAVLEHQPQGVHEAIHDARKNFKRLRSLYRLVACDAPLFQRQENARIRAMGRNLSTVRDAAALVENINYLRGQTNSDEQAAALDRIYTILAERRDRIAETEADIEGKIAATIANCEEALAALAQVSFDDGKRKSVARLKKGWKRTLKRASRARAACEADTDAALFHELRKRTQDYRLQLALMRAAWPSALEAKRAEAKALVDVLGHLNDLATLTSLINEEPGLAGSSQNQAHLISAVITREEALRAEARQGAAAVFQDKPKNESRTIALLWREAGQ
- a CDS encoding rhodanese-related sulfurtransferase produces the protein MTDISTNPRPETQGQFLVAALYHFVSFPRFADFREPLQAVCDANGVKGTLLVAHEGINGTIAGSDEGIAAVLAYLRAQPELNRLEHKESRASAMPFLRMKVRLKKEIVTMGVENIDPNKVVGTYIEPKDWNALISDPETLVIDTRNDYETAIGLFRGAVDPKTKTFREFPDWVRNNTGLHNKPKIAMYCTGGIRCEKATAFMKEQGFEEVYHLKGGILKYLEEIPEEQSLWDGACFVFDERVSVTHGLAEGEHTLCHACRQPLTPEDLLSPLHEEGVSCIHCHEIRTDEDRERYRERQKQIALAKKRGERHLGS
- a CDS encoding GFA family protein, with product MSAMKGGCLCGAVRYEAKGSPIYSGFCHCRDCQRATGTGHCCYMIFSRADVEVTGELRAYEKLAENGNVTIRHFCPTCGSQIFSSGADRWTVYAGTLDDMSLFEPTNAVFTRSRPDWDRSAVRVDEYETLPE
- a CDS encoding MetQ/NlpA family ABC transporter substrate-binding protein, whose protein sequence is MKKLILAAAFAALAAGTALAETIKVGVTPGEHAQIMEKVKEVAAPKGLDIEILEFSDYVVPNQALADGELNANSFQHQPYLDNQIADRGYDIVSVGLTITTPMGVYSNKVKSLDELADGATIAIPNDPTNGGRALLVLASKGLIKVNPDVGLKATPADVTENPKNIQFAELDAAQLPRSLADVDAAVINTNYALEADLHPKEDAIAIESEKSPYANVIAVRAADKDAPWVKTLVESYHDDSVKAFIVDTFKGALIPSW
- a CDS encoding methionine ABC transporter permease; protein product: MSPDLLLLIAKATFDTLRMVAIAGLIGSLIGLPIGIFLATSGKGELFPAPNINRIVGLIVNATRSTPFIILVVAIIPFTRLVTGTSIGTKAAIVPLTIATIPFFARLVEAAIRDIDKGLIEAARAMGATPTQIVFKVLLAEARPALTLALTMTIVSLIGYSAMVGAVGGGGLGDLGIRYGYQRFRPDVMLVVVVVLIVLVQLVQSAGDRLARRFDKRSRKN
- a CDS encoding methionine ABC transporter ATP-binding protein; protein product: MIVSVPKPSSDDVSVAFQGVSKRFAASGESGAFTALNNVDLNVGRGSITGIIGRSGAGKSTLIRLVNGLEKPSSGKVLVDGVDVGALDEAGLRNLRRSVGMIFQHFNLLSSRTVFGNVALPLEIAGVDRRAIEARVRPLLDLVGLADKHARYPAELSGGQKQRIGIARALATEPKLLLSDEATSALDPETTQSILELLKRINAELGLTVLLITHEMEVVKAVTSDVAVIDKGEIVERGHTFDVFTHPKHETTRALLSGLAGSKLPDAVARGLKPAASAGDRAVVRLTFFGATAERPLVSQLIKSVGAEVNIIAGTIDEIGGKPYGSLVVAYAADDETSGRAERFFTENGLVTEVLGYVA